One window of Calorimonas adulescens genomic DNA carries:
- a CDS encoding peptide ABC transporter substrate-binding protein, which translates to MKKIALLLVLILSLSAVAGCGTTPTKKGEETQKTAQETPAEGQTITYNLGAQPGSIDPAKCNEVVGFNVIYNVFEGLVRLDKDSNPEPGIAEKWDVSDDGLTWTFHLRDAKWSDGKPVTAGDFEYAWKRVLDPATGAPFAYDLYYIKNGRAYNEGKASADDVGVKAQDDKTLVVTLENPTPYFITLLSLPQFVPQRKDMVEQDPEGWSTKPELYIGNGPFKMTGWTMNDSYTFEKNENYWDAASVKPSKLVFTLMVDANTVLSSFESGELDIADLVPTQEINRLQSEGKLKIYPTIGTYYVLFNTKKPPFDDPRVRKAFSLAIDRSSIINNVAKGGQIPAGAFAPFGYPDADPTKDFREVGGNYYDTEKANLEEARKLLAEAGYPDGKGFPKVKYLYNTSEAHKQIGEALQNMWKEGLGVDVELVNEEWSVYLDDRQQGNYDMARAGWMSEYRDPIAMLELFTTGSVNNDAKWSNKEFDELIKVAKSTADQKARMEALHKAEDILMSEMPVAPIYFYTKTVAYQPNLKDFQITPLAGYVILKRAYKE; encoded by the coding sequence ATGAAAAAAATTGCATTATTACTGGTACTCATCCTGAGCCTCTCTGCAGTGGCCGGGTGCGGTACTACACCCACAAAGAAGGGTGAAGAAACGCAGAAGACTGCACAGGAGACACCTGCAGAGGGTCAGACCATAACCTATAACCTTGGTGCACAGCCCGGCAGCATAGACCCTGCAAAATGCAATGAGGTTGTTGGATTTAATGTCATCTACAACGTATTTGAAGGACTTGTAAGACTGGATAAGGACTCCAACCCTGAACCTGGAATAGCAGAAAAGTGGGATGTTTCAGATGACGGGCTTACCTGGACATTCCATTTGAGGGATGCAAAATGGTCTGACGGTAAACCTGTAACCGCTGGAGATTTTGAGTATGCATGGAAGAGGGTATTGGACCCCGCCACAGGTGCGCCCTTTGCCTATGACCTCTACTACATTAAAAATGGCAGGGCATACAACGAAGGAAAGGCAAGTGCTGACGACGTAGGCGTTAAGGCACAAGATGACAAGACACTGGTTGTAACCTTGGAGAATCCGACACCATACTTTATCACACTGCTTTCACTGCCTCAGTTTGTGCCGCAGAGAAAAGATATGGTTGAACAGGACCCTGAGGGCTGGTCTACAAAACCCGAACTGTATATAGGCAATGGCCCATTTAAAATGACAGGGTGGACTATGAATGACTCATATACCTTTGAAAAGAATGAAAACTATTGGGATGCAGCATCGGTTAAACCATCTAAGCTGGTATTTACCCTTATGGTTGATGCTAATACTGTTCTTTCTTCATTTGAATCAGGTGAACTGGATATAGCAGACCTTGTTCCTACACAGGAGATAAATAGACTGCAGAGTGAGGGCAAACTGAAGATATATCCAACCATAGGTACCTATTATGTGCTTTTCAACACGAAGAAACCACCCTTTGACGATCCAAGGGTGAGGAAAGCCTTCAGCTTGGCCATAGACAGAAGCTCAATAATTAATAATGTTGCAAAGGGCGGACAGATACCGGCAGGTGCATTCGCACCCTTTGGCTATCCTGACGCTGACCCGACGAAGGACTTTAGAGAAGTGGGCGGAAACTACTATGACACTGAAAAAGCAAATCTTGAGGAGGCCAGGAAGCTTCTTGCAGAGGCTGGATATCCGGATGGCAAGGGATTCCCTAAGGTGAAATATCTGTACAATACATCTGAGGCACATAAACAGATAGGTGAGGCACTGCAAAATATGTGGAAAGAGGGCCTTGGAGTTGACGTTGAATTGGTCAATGAGGAATGGAGTGTCTATCTCGACGACAGACAGCAGGGCAACTATGATATGGCGAGGGCTGGATGGATGTCGGAATACAGGGATCCAATAGCTATGCTTGAGCTCTTTACCACTGGCAGTGTTAACAATGATGCAAAATGGAGCAATAAGGAGTTTGATGAACTGATAAAGGTTGCAAAGTCCACAGCAGACCAGAAGGCTAGAATGGAGGCTCTCCATAAGGCTGAGGATATACTGATGAGCGAGATGCCGGTGGCGCCCATATATTTCTATACAAAGACGGTTGCCTATCAGCCAAACCTGAAGGACTTCCAGATTACACCTTTAGCAGGTTATGTAATACTGAAGCGAGCCTACAAGGAATAA
- a CDS encoding M14 family metallopeptidase: MRSLIEIFEVLGLMLDNDGDGVRDTFDGNIWIKEGLSGAGKLIAVNLAAMIGRESLGYDRDPIIRIYDGGPKRGFIIEDGGRSGIFLEGDAVRIIVGEKGGGLLERYIFQKFPYIPGDMGTGNLKVSCCRDITGIIFYDRAMEVTLSGSDNRVYIPVDDLNVKAPRREKRAKPIDLSDLFSFNGMYQRMRGGYLPQTAATIIIPQDIMDSEIEEIGKIALKIGIESVEMVFPLCIYEGQALSLTDYHCPIVIGPSKLYNGSERGISLVLDDSGFGFIYVNRHDLKAAADYFLNTYPYIDEKRIYSLASIKDMAERYAARDDAIKSEGCVSKKLEWEVDEVRRIMREKVIPVLNRGDRVNVLCALSEEEVVRERLKDEITGLLSPKAGQINVDILSSYKQGYYWIKEKVIPAALKYRGQISRVVITFKMEENELLKNDSRVPDMNILSKGSISFMELPIRWLLELYPVDKLIASELSISRDAICFQPDSEHTYGICIYDMDSNIIMSDSYDAAVHQMRYMGCFPDTPMVAPETGFLKVAINGKAAISIEIMPDSLRVWEHYQEFLSEMLDVIEKDDSDGVRFDGIDFDVRMSDIDENLPFDEDRISTLEALEEDLYFVTLDFMRMAEGRTGKRIIPGLIRPIIHSGYGSPEFTVSYRILQGNDAKDSSMSIIGIEPSVGFINLRIKGYDGDGFEIKVRERGTDVEVLSANGNGIANLPKKILLHASRLNDGVIGYDEYVAMVLNLQGPGLRTELAATSLMGRCVYAVYMHSPLSTEIVSENKWFFIKPTLLINCRHHANEVSSTNAAFMLIENTLKEMDKLRNINLAIIPEENVDGSAFLNGLISEHPKWKHHPARYNARGVEFGHKYWKCPESEARALPHVVEKTLPVLFLDAHGVPSHEWDQPFSGYVPPAFRGFWLPRSFIYYYFWVPASCDKKDRYIKENIKRHIKESLLDIPWIKLRNEDLLKTYNRYMGEWMRDIVGQDPEDGLFFEIPVNSMTHIGEVFPYITYIDMTSEVIDEVAQGEHLENCIMVHLATFNAVVACMNELIERGWGRGHIQSVRM, from the coding sequence ATGCGAAGCCTCATTGAAATATTTGAAGTGTTAGGATTGATGCTTGATAACGATGGCGATGGTGTAAGGGATACCTTTGATGGGAACATCTGGATAAAAGAGGGATTGAGCGGTGCAGGAAAACTCATAGCTGTAAATCTTGCCGCCATGATAGGCAGGGAGTCCCTTGGATATGACAGAGACCCAATTATCAGGATATACGATGGAGGGCCGAAGAGGGGCTTTATCATAGAAGATGGTGGAAGGTCAGGTATTTTCTTAGAAGGGGATGCTGTGAGGATAATCGTCGGGGAAAAGGGTGGAGGTCTGCTTGAAAGATATATCTTCCAGAAGTTTCCTTACATACCCGGAGACATGGGTACAGGAAACTTGAAGGTTTCCTGCTGCAGGGATATCACAGGCATTATATTTTACGACAGGGCCATGGAGGTTACACTAAGCGGAAGCGATAACAGGGTCTATATTCCAGTAGATGACTTAAATGTCAAAGCGCCCCGTAGAGAGAAAAGAGCCAAGCCAATAGATCTCTCGGACCTTTTCAGCTTTAATGGTATGTACCAACGCATGAGAGGGGGTTATTTACCTCAAACAGCTGCTACCATTATCATTCCTCAGGATATCATGGATTCAGAAATAGAGGAGATAGGAAAGATTGCCCTTAAAATAGGAATAGAGAGCGTAGAGATGGTATTTCCACTGTGCATATATGAAGGCCAGGCCTTGAGCCTTACGGACTATCACTGTCCCATTGTCATAGGTCCTTCAAAGCTGTATAACGGCAGTGAGAGGGGAATAAGCCTTGTTTTGGATGATTCAGGGTTTGGCTTTATATATGTAAACCGTCATGACCTTAAGGCAGCAGCAGATTATTTTCTCAATACCTACCCATATATCGACGAGAAAAGGATATATTCTCTTGCAAGCATAAAGGACATGGCAGAGAGGTATGCTGCAAGGGATGATGCGATAAAATCCGAGGGCTGTGTCTCGAAGAAGCTTGAGTGGGAAGTGGATGAGGTAAGGAGGATAATGAGGGAAAAGGTGATTCCCGTTCTCAATAGGGGCGACAGGGTAAATGTGCTCTGTGCCCTAAGTGAGGAGGAGGTGGTAAGGGAGAGGCTGAAAGACGAAATAACAGGGCTGCTATCACCGAAGGCCGGGCAGATAAATGTGGATATACTCTCCTCATATAAGCAGGGGTATTACTGGATAAAGGAGAAGGTGATACCTGCCGCATTAAAGTACAGGGGCCAGATCTCCAGGGTGGTGATAACATTCAAGATGGAGGAAAATGAGCTTTTAAAGAATGACTCCAGGGTGCCTGACATGAACATTCTATCAAAGGGCAGTATAAGCTTCATGGAACTACCCATAAGATGGCTCCTTGAACTCTACCCGGTGGATAAACTCATTGCTTCTGAACTTTCCATATCAAGGGATGCTATCTGTTTTCAACCGGATAGCGAACACACCTATGGTATTTGCATATATGACATGGACTCAAACATCATAATGTCTGATTCCTATGATGCTGCAGTCCATCAGATGAGGTACATGGGGTGTTTCCCTGACACTCCCATGGTAGCCCCTGAAACAGGCTTTTTAAAGGTGGCTATAAACGGGAAGGCGGCCATTTCAATAGAAATTATGCCTGACAGCCTGAGGGTATGGGAGCATTACCAGGAGTTTCTCAGTGAGATGCTGGATGTCATAGAAAAAGATGACAGCGATGGGGTGAGATTTGACGGGATTGATTTTGATGTCCGCATGAGCGACATTGATGAAAACCTGCCCTTTGACGAGGATAGAATATCCACACTGGAGGCTTTGGAAGAAGACCTGTATTTTGTTACGCTGGACTTCATGAGGATGGCTGAGGGCAGAACGGGGAAAAGAATAATACCCGGCCTCATAAGGCCGATTATACACTCAGGCTATGGCTCGCCTGAATTTACAGTTTCCTACAGGATACTCCAGGGAAATGATGCTAAGGACAGCAGTATGTCGATTATTGGGATAGAACCATCCGTAGGATTTATAAACCTGAGGATTAAAGGGTATGACGGTGATGGCTTTGAGATAAAGGTAAGGGAGAGAGGTACAGATGTAGAGGTTTTATCTGCTAATGGAAATGGAATTGCAAATCTGCCAAAAAAAATACTGCTCCATGCATCCCGTCTGAATGATGGGGTCATAGGGTATGACGAATATGTAGCGATGGTGTTAAACCTGCAGGGGCCTGGCCTGAGGACAGAGCTTGCTGCTACATCATTGATGGGCAGGTGCGTATATGCGGTATATATGCATTCCCCGCTCTCAACTGAAATTGTCTCTGAGAACAAATGGTTTTTCATAAAACCCACCCTGCTCATAAACTGCAGGCACCATGCCAATGAGGTCTCCAGCACCAATGCCGCATTTATGCTGATAGAAAACACTTTAAAGGAAATGGACAAGCTGAGGAATATAAACCTGGCTATAATACCTGAAGAGAATGTGGATGGCTCTGCATTCCTGAATGGGCTTATATCCGAGCATCCAAAATGGAAGCACCATCCGGCAAGATACAACGCCCGTGGCGTAGAGTTTGGACATAAGTACTGGAAGTGCCCTGAAAGCGAGGCCCGTGCCCTGCCCCATGTAGTTGAAAAGACGCTGCCAGTACTGTTTTTGGATGCCCACGGGGTGCCAAGCCATGAGTGGGATCAGCCATTCTCAGGTTATGTGCCGCCGGCATTCAGGGGGTTTTGGTTACCGCGCAGCTTTATATACTATTACTTCTGGGTGCCGGCATCCTGCGATAAAAAGGACAGATATATAAAAGAAAACATTAAAAGGCATATAAAGGAATCTCTGCTTGATATTCCATGGATTAAATTAAGGAATGAAGACCTCTTAAAGACATACAACAGATATATGGGGGAATGGATGAGGGATATAGTTGGACAGGACCCGGAAGATGGGCTCTTCTTTGAGATACCCGTTAACTCCATGACCCACATAGGCGAGGTCTTTCCATACATCACATATATAGACATGACCTCCGAGGTCATAGATGAGGTGGCACAGGGTGAACACCTGGAGAATTGTATCATGGTCCACCTTGCCACATTCAATGCTGTTGTAGCTTGTATGAATGAACTCATTGAAAGGGGGTGGGGGAGAGGTCATATACAGTCTGTAAGGATGTAA
- a CDS encoding DUF979 domain-containing protein: protein MLQNLLNLDYMYFLTGLLLIVISIYTCMDKNNPARYTTALFWTLFGLTFMAPIVHLPNFIVGIFLIVMAVLSGGKMVRLGSYKEPTPHEREKEAERRGNSLFMPILIIPIVTFVVAQFTKLGALVGLALASIAAIIVAMIMLREGFSGTMEESRRLVDSISTAATLPQLLAALGAVFNAAGVGTVVAGLISSVIPVNIPLATLIAYFLGMSIFTIIMGNAFAAFAVITTGIGIPLVVQMHSADPAILGVLGMLAGYCGTLVTPMAANFNIVPVALLNMKDTFGVIKKQIPVAVLMWISILIFGYIVLF from the coding sequence ATGCTGCAAAACCTTCTAAATCTTGATTATATGTACTTTTTAACGGGGCTGCTGCTGATAGTCATATCCATATATACCTGCATGGACAAAAATAACCCGGCAAGATATACCACAGCTCTCTTTTGGACACTTTTTGGGCTCACATTTATGGCACCCATAGTTCACCTGCCCAATTTTATCGTTGGTATTTTCCTGATTGTAATGGCTGTTCTCTCTGGCGGAAAGATGGTCAGGCTTGGTTCTTATAAAGAGCCTACTCCTCATGAGAGAGAAAAAGAAGCGGAGAGAAGAGGAAATTCTCTCTTTATGCCGATATTAATCATCCCGATTGTAACCTTTGTGGTTGCTCAGTTTACAAAACTGGGGGCACTGGTAGGCCTGGCCTTAGCCTCAATAGCTGCCATTATTGTGGCTATGATTATGCTTCGAGAAGGCTTTTCCGGCACCATGGAGGAGTCAAGAAGGCTGGTAGACTCTATAAGTACAGCTGCAACACTTCCACAGCTGCTGGCTGCTCTGGGCGCTGTATTTAATGCTGCAGGCGTAGGCACAGTGGTGGCAGGACTCATCTCATCTGTTATCCCTGTAAACATTCCACTTGCCACGTTAATTGCGTATTTCCTTGGCATGTCTATTTTTACCATAATTATGGGCAACGCCTTTGCTGCCTTTGCCGTAATAACTACTGGTATAGGGATACCACTGGTGGTGCAGATGCACAGTGCTGACCCGGCCATACTGGGTGTCCTGGGTATGCTGGCGGGGTATTGCGGCACTCTGGTTACACCCATGGCGGCCAATTTTAACATTGTCCCGGTTGCCCTTTTAAATATGAAGGATACGTTTGGTGTTATTAAAAAACAGATTCCTGTAGCAGTTTTGATGTGGATTAGCATACTCATATTTGGATACATTGTGCTGTTTTAA
- the pcp gene encoding pyroglutamyl-peptidase I, which translates to MSKILLTGFEPFGGEKVNPSELAVKELAGKTISGLEVVTGVIPVVTKKCIDETVKLIEEYSPVAVINVGQAGGRMEISVEKVAINVKDYRIPDNEGNQLRYAPVVEDGPAAYFATIPVEKIVDNMVENVVPSSVSYTAGTYCCNEVFYGVSSYIHTNNLKILNGFIHIPFILEQAAGAKPPRPSMSLDTIVKGLEIAIDTVAEYIRQ; encoded by the coding sequence ATGTCTAAGATTTTATTGACAGGTTTTGAGCCGTTTGGGGGAGAGAAGGTAAACCCATCAGAGCTGGCTGTGAAAGAGCTTGCAGGTAAAACAATCAGTGGACTGGAGGTGGTTACAGGGGTTATACCTGTTGTGACAAAAAAGTGCATTGACGAAACAGTAAAACTCATTGAGGAGTACTCTCCGGTGGCTGTCATAAATGTCGGCCAGGCCGGAGGCAGGATGGAAATAAGCGTAGAGAAGGTTGCCATAAATGTCAAAGACTACAGGATACCTGACAATGAGGGCAATCAGCTAAGGTATGCGCCTGTTGTAGAAGACGGGCCGGCGGCATATTTTGCTACAATTCCTGTAGAAAAAATTGTTGACAATATGGTGGAAAACGTAGTGCCGTCGTCTGTATCATATACGGCGGGTACATACTGCTGCAACGAGGTCTTCTATGGCGTATCCAGCTATATCCATACCAATAACCTCAAGATATTGAATGGATTTATCCACATCCCCTTTATACTGGAACAGGCTGCAGGGGCAAAGCCTCCAAGGCCGAGCATGTCTTTAGACACTATAGTAAAGGGGCTTGAGATAGCTATAGATACAGTTGCTGAATACATCAGACAATAA
- a CDS encoding Crp/Fnr family transcriptional regulator has protein sequence MFDINPKDYFREAFKTAGWDRVYKKGEIIHMDEEPGEYIYFIIKGKVAHIIHDNTGKERVILIMDDGDIFGEVTLFEEKQNLVISETMDDSVIKKIPKAEFAELLNRDNGLYLAVIKLLSQKFRWLIMDIIDLSFENVYGRVATYLLMLMDRYGEKDDRGITIGIKLSQNDISRMVGASRVSVTKVMEEFSRLGILEVKNKMITIKSPEQLKSWANLTVEKLID, from the coding sequence ATGTTTGATATAAATCCCAAGGATTATTTTAGGGAAGCATTTAAGACAGCAGGGTGGGACAGGGTCTATAAAAAGGGCGAAATAATACATATGGACGAAGAACCTGGCGAATATATATACTTTATTATCAAGGGAAAGGTTGCCCATATCATTCATGACAACACCGGTAAAGAAAGGGTAATATTGATAATGGATGATGGGGACATATTCGGCGAGGTAACTCTGTTTGAAGAGAAGCAAAACCTTGTCATCAGCGAGACTATGGATGATTCTGTGATAAAGAAGATACCAAAAGCTGAGTTTGCAGAGCTTTTGAACAGGGATAACGGGCTGTACCTCGCTGTAATAAAGCTGCTTTCCCAAAAGTTTCGCTGGCTTATAATGGACATCATCGACCTAAGCTTTGAGAACGTCTACGGCCGGGTTGCAACGTATCTTCTTATGCTTATGGACAGGTATGGAGAAAAAGATGATAGGGGCATAACAATAGGTATAAAATTAAGCCAGAATGACATATCCAGGATGGTAGGAGCAAGCAGGGTCAGTGTGACAAAGGTTATGGAGGAGTTTAGCCGTCTTGGCATACTGGAGGTAAAAAACAAAATGATAACAATAAAGAGCCCGGAGCAGTTAAAAAGCTGGGCCAATCTTACAGTAGAAAAACTTATAGACTAA
- a CDS encoding biotin-dependent carboxyltransferase family protein, with the protein MKILKAGITSVQDMGRFGYQAYGMPTSGACDQYSYRIGNILVGNDDVEASLECMLMGPTIEFEEDTVFAITGGYFNTTLNGVKIYNWHSYRARPGDILELGGVISGCFGYISFSGGIDVSPVMGSRSTYIKGKIGGLEGRNLKDGDTLKTGEGNLFAYGRQLERIYIPRYERDVTVRVVMGPQDDYFTKEGIYTFLNSPYEVTQSSDRMGYRLKGKPIEHAKGADVVSDGVPLGAVQVPGDGQPIIMLVDRQTTGGYTKIATVITADIPRVAQARPGDVIHFKSISLGDAYWTYRHYKEQFEIIRWYVEHS; encoded by the coding sequence ATGAAGATCCTAAAAGCCGGAATCACATCCGTACAAGACATGGGCAGGTTTGGGTATCAGGCTTACGGTATGCCAACCTCTGGGGCATGTGACCAGTATTCTTACAGGATTGGCAATATACTGGTAGGAAATGACGATGTAGAGGCCTCATTAGAGTGTATGCTTATGGGTCCCACCATTGAGTTTGAAGAGGATACGGTATTTGCCATTACAGGGGGATATTTTAATACCACCTTAAATGGAGTGAAGATTTACAACTGGCACTCATACAGGGCCAGGCCGGGTGATATACTCGAGCTGGGCGGCGTTATATCAGGCTGCTTTGGTTATATATCCTTCAGCGGTGGCATAGACGTGTCGCCTGTCATGGGCAGCAGGTCAACCTATATAAAGGGGAAAATAGGCGGCCTTGAGGGGAGAAATCTGAAGGATGGAGACACCTTAAAGACAGGTGAAGGAAACCTTTTTGCATATGGCAGACAGCTTGAGCGCATATATATACCACGTTATGAAAGAGATGTGACAGTGAGAGTGGTAATGGGGCCTCAGGATGACTATTTTACGAAGGAAGGTATATATACCTTCTTAAATAGCCCCTATGAGGTGACGCAAAGCTCGGACAGGATGGGCTACAGGCTTAAGGGGAAACCAATAGAGCATGCTAAAGGGGCCGATGTGGTATCTGACGGTGTGCCATTAGGGGCGGTACAGGTTCCGGGAGATGGCCAACCTATAATAATGCTTGTGGATAGACAGACAACAGGGGGATATACAAAGATAGCTACGGTCATCACTGCAGATATACCCAGGGTGGCGCAGGCCAGGCCGGGCGATGTCATACATTTTAAAAGCATTTCTTTAGGGGATGCCTATTGGACATACAGGCACTACAAGGAACAGTTTGAAATAATAAGATGGTATGTGGAACATAGCTAA
- the pxpB gene encoding 5-oxoprolinase subunit PxpB → MYNEPRFMPVGDQALLMELGDDIEEGCNACIKGMIELIEEVGVKGIIETIPSYRSILIYYDPFVTDFNETVDRLKKIYGRLDIKSVEKGDTVIIPVLYGGEVGPDLQFVARYTGLTEEEVIDIHTSMDYLIYMLGFAPGFPYLGGIDERIQVPRLETPREWIPAGSVGIAGRQTGIYTVDSPGGWRVIGLTPVKLYDPHRDIPVILRIGDYIRFRPVTVEEFDEIKKGVESGTYYPEVLRGGAG, encoded by the coding sequence ATGTATAATGAACCCAGGTTTATGCCTGTAGGAGACCAGGCTCTGCTTATGGAACTGGGCGACGATATAGAGGAAGGATGTAATGCCTGTATAAAAGGCATGATAGAGCTCATTGAGGAAGTGGGAGTTAAAGGCATTATCGAGACAATACCCAGCTACAGGTCTATACTTATATATTACGACCCTTTCGTGACAGACTTCAATGAGACAGTAGACAGGCTTAAAAAGATATATGGCAGACTTGATATAAAAAGTGTAGAAAAAGGGGACACAGTTATAATACCTGTGCTCTATGGCGGCGAGGTGGGGCCCGACCTGCAATTTGTAGCCAGGTACACGGGTCTGACTGAAGAAGAGGTCATAGATATACACACATCCATGGATTATCTTATATATATGCTTGGATTTGCGCCTGGCTTTCCTTATCTTGGAGGGATAGATGAACGGATACAGGTGCCGAGACTTGAGACGCCACGGGAGTGGATTCCAGCAGGCTCGGTAGGCATAGCAGGCAGACAGACCGGCATATATACAGTAGATAGCCCTGGTGGCTGGAGGGTTATAGGCCTTACACCGGTTAAGCTGTATGACCCACATAGGGATATACCAGTGATCCTCAGGATAGGTGACTACATAAGGTTCAGGCCGGTAACAGTGGAGGAGTTTGACGAGATAAAGAAGGGTGTGGAAAGTGGCACCTATTATCCTGAGGTATTAAGAGGTGGGGCAGGATGA
- a CDS encoding DUF969 domain-containing protein: MIKLIGILIIIVGFIFRVDTLLTVLVAGILTGLISGMDIMSILDTMGKAFVDNRSMSLFVLTLPAIGLAEKHGLKEQAARLIGSIRAATAGRVMSIYLVLRTIIAGLGLRLGGHPQFIRPLIAPMAEGAIKAKYGVDELPEDLYEDVMGLAASSENYGNFYGQNIFIAASGLLLIQGVFKEAGISVDLMVMSRYAIPVGIMAVIYGVIQYYFFDKKIEKRMEGVKGNAAKPSKS, encoded by the coding sequence ATGATTAAACTCATCGGCATCTTAATCATCATAGTTGGTTTTATATTCAGGGTAGATACACTGCTTACAGTGCTGGTTGCAGGTATTCTAACGGGACTCATATCTGGAATGGATATAATGTCTATACTGGATACAATGGGAAAAGCTTTTGTGGACAACAGGTCGATGTCTCTCTTTGTGTTGACTTTACCAGCAATAGGCCTGGCCGAAAAGCACGGCCTGAAGGAACAAGCTGCAAGGCTTATTGGCTCCATCAGGGCGGCTACGGCAGGGCGAGTAATGTCTATATATCTTGTTTTAAGGACAATAATTGCAGGATTGGGACTGAGACTGGGCGGACACCCGCAGTTTATTCGTCCTTTAATAGCACCGATGGCTGAAGGGGCTATTAAAGCTAAGTACGGTGTAGATGAGCTGCCTGAGGACTTATATGAAGATGTGATGGGTCTTGCGGCGTCTTCAGAGAACTACGGTAATTTCTATGGACAGAATATATTTATTGCAGCCAGTGGGCTTTTGCTTATCCAGGGTGTTTTTAAAGAGGCAGGCATTTCTGTTGACCTTATGGTCATGTCCAGATATGCGATACCGGTAGGCATAATGGCTGTAATATATGGTGTTATCCAGTATTATTTCTTTGACAAGAAAATAGAAAAGAGGATGGAAGGGGTGAAGGGAAATGCTGCAAAACCTTCTAAATCTTGA
- a CDS encoding LamB/YcsF family protein translates to MTFSVDLNSDVGESFGVYRIGMDREVLNYVTSANIACGYHAGDPLVMEKTVEMAVKNMVAIGAHPGYPDIMGFGRRELNVTPEEVKAYVKYQIGALYAFAVSKGVKLQHVKAHGAMYNMAVTDYGLAKAIAEAISEVDKDLIILAMAGSQMIEAARDAGIKAASEFFADRAYNDDGTLVSRGIPGSTIEDEELALERVIEAVEEGRVETITGRSISLKVDSICVHGDNPKALRLVKKIREGLEKNGINVVPLSRLHL, encoded by the coding sequence GTGACGTTTTCTGTAGATCTAAACAGCGATGTTGGTGAGAGCTTTGGGGTATATAGGATAGGCATGGACCGTGAGGTATTAAATTATGTCACATCTGCCAACATTGCCTGTGGGTACCATGCAGGTGATCCGCTGGTAATGGAAAAGACTGTAGAAATGGCTGTAAAAAATATGGTAGCCATAGGTGCCCATCCCGGTTATCCTGATATCATGGGCTTTGGCAGGAGAGAATTGAATGTAACACCGGAGGAGGTAAAGGCCTACGTCAAGTATCAGATAGGGGCACTCTATGCCTTTGCTGTTTCTAAAGGTGTAAAGCTGCAGCATGTGAAGGCCCATGGTGCTATGTACAACATGGCAGTCACTGACTATGGCCTGGCCAAAGCAATAGCAGAGGCAATATCGGAGGTAGATAAAGACCTCATAATTCTTGCCATGGCAGGCAGCCAGATGATAGAAGCCGCAAGAGATGCTGGCATTAAGGCCGCAAGTGAGTTTTTTGCCGACAGGGCATACAATGATGACGGCACTCTTGTATCAAGAGGCATACCGGGCTCAACCATAGAGGATGAAGAGCTGGCATTAGAGAGGGTCATAGAAGCGGTAGAAGAGGGCAGGGTAGAGACCATAACCGGAAGGAGTATAAGCCTTAAGGTTGATTCCATATGTGTCCATGGGGATAACCCAAAGGCTCTGAGATTGGTAAAAAAAATCCGGGAAGGGCTGGAGAAAAATGGCATTAATGTTGTGCCGCTCTCCCGATTGCATCTATAA